One Camelus dromedarius isolate mCamDro1 chromosome 6, mCamDro1.pat, whole genome shotgun sequence genomic region harbors:
- the SMPDL3A gene encoding acid sphingomyelinase-like phosphodiesterase 3a, protein MALLGTLLCCLLAAWHGRPSLGLPLAPAGRGSPPAAVGQFWHVTDLHLDPTYHITEDHTKVCASSKGANASNPGPFGDVLCDSPYHLILSAFDFIKNSGQEASFMIWTGDSPPHVPVHELSTDTVIDVIANMTATIQSLFPNLQVFPALGNHDYWPQDQLPVVTSKVYNAVANLWKPWLDEEAVCTLREGGFYSQKVSTNLNLRIISLNTNLYYGPDLVTLNMTDPANQLKWLENTLNISQQNKEKVYIIAHVPVGYLPFSRSITAMREYYNEKLIEIFRKYSNIIAGQFYGHTHRDSIMVLLDKKGSPVSSLFVAPAVTPGRNVLEKLTNNPGVRLFQYEPRDYKLLDMLQYFLNLTDANRRGESNWKLEYKLTQIYNVEDLQPKSLYGLAKQFTVIDSKQFMKYYNYFFVSYDSSVLCVGRCKALQICAIMNLDYISYTDCLKQYYRKHSL, encoded by the exons ATGGCGCTGCTGGGCACGCTCCTCTGCTGCCTGCTGGCCGCCTGGCACGGCCGGCCCAGTCTCGGGCTGCCACTGGCTCCCGCTGGCCGCGGGAGTCCCCCTGCGGCGGTGG GACAGTTTTGGCACGTGACTGACTTACACCTAGACCCTACTTACCACATCACAGAGGACCACACAAAAGTGTGCGCTTCATCCAAAGGTGCAAACGCCTCCAATCCGGGCCCTTTTGGAGATGTTCTGTGTGATTCTCCTTATCACCTTATTTTGTCAgcatttgattttattaaaaattcaggaCAAGAAGCATCTTTCATGATCTGGACAGG gGATAGCCCACCTCACGTTCCAGTGCATGAACTCTCAACAGACACAGTCATAGATGTGATTGCTAATATGACAGCCACTATCCAGAGTCTCTTTCCAAACCTCCAGGTTTTCCCCGCCCTGGGAAATCATGACTATTGGCCACAG GATCAACTACCTGTAGTCACCAGCAAGGTGTACAATGCGGTAGCAAACCTCTGGAAGCCATGGCTAGATGAAGAAGCTGTTTGTACCCTAAGGGAAG gTGGCTTTTATTCACAGAAAGTTTCAACTAATCTGAACCTTAGGATCATCAGTCTCAATACAAACTTATACTACGGCCCAGATCTTGTGACCCTCAATATGACTGACCCAGCAAATCAGCTCAAATGGCTAGAAAATACCCTGAACATCTCTCAGCAAAATAAGGAGAAG gtGTACATCATAGCTCATGTTCCAGTGGGGTACCTGCCTTTTTCAAGGAGCATCACGGCAATGAGAGAATACTATAATGAGAAATTGATAGAGATTTTTAGGAAATACAGCAACATCATTGCAGGGCAATTCTATGGACACACTCACAGAGATAGCATTATGGTTCTTTTGGATAAGAAAG GAAGTCCAGTAAGTTCCTTGTTTGTGGCTCCTGCTGTTACCCCAGGGAGGAATGTTTTAGAAAAGCTGACCAACAATCCTGGTGTCAGACTATTTCAGTATGAGCCTCGTGACTATAAATTATTG GACATGCTGCAGTACTTCTTGAACCTGACAGATGCTAATCGAAGGGGAGAATCCAACTGGAAGCTGGAGTATAAGCTGACCCAGATCTACAACGTTGAAGATTTGCAGCCAAAAAGTTTGTATGGATTAGCTAAACAATTTACAGTCATAGACAGTAAGCAGTTTATGAAATACTACAACTACTTCTTTGTGAGTTATGACAGCAGTGTGCTTTGTGTTGGGAGATGTAAGGCCCTTCAGATTTGTGCAATTATGAATCTTGATTATATTTCCTACACAGATTGCCTCAAACAATACTATAGAAAGCACAGTCTGTAG
- the FABP7 gene encoding fatty acid-binding protein, brain → MVEAFCATWKLTDSQNFDEYMKALGVGFATRQVGNVTKPTVIISQEGDKVVIRTQSTFKNTEISFHLGEEFDETTADDRNCKSVVSLDGDRLVHVQKWDGKETNFVREIKDGKMVMTLTFGDVVAVRHYEKA, encoded by the exons ATGGTGGAGGCTTTCTGTGCTACCTGGAAGCTGACGGACAGTCAGAACTTTGATGAGTACATGAAGGCTCTAG GTGTGGGTTTTGCCACTAGGCAGGTGGGAAATGTGACTAAACCAACAGTGATCATCAGTCAGGAGGGTGACAAAGTGGTGATCAGGACCCAAAGCACATTCAAGAACACAGAGATTAGTTTCCATCTGGGAGAAGAGTTTGATGAAACCACTGCAGATGACAGGAACTGTAAG TCTGTTGTTAGTCTGGATGGAGACAGACTTGTTCATGTGCAGAAATGGGATGgcaaagaaacaaattttgtGAGAGAGATTAAGGATGGCAAAATGGTCATG ACTCTTACTTTTGGCGATGTGGTTGCTGTTCGCCACTATGAGAAGGCATAG